One part of the Solanum dulcamara chromosome 8, daSolDulc1.2, whole genome shotgun sequence genome encodes these proteins:
- the LOC129898703 gene encoding glutamate receptor 2.8-like isoform X4 has protein sequence MSTQTGFVIDIGNRIKVPIISPATSPSLSVKENPFFIRGALPSSCQTKAIAAIVRNYDWRQVVIIYEDNSYGTGIVPYLTDALLEINTLVSYRSVISPSANDDQILRELYKLNTMQTRVFVVHLQPYLASRLFLKAKEAGMMSSGYAWIITDVLTSLLDSVDHSVIESSMQGVLGIKPYIPRSNELNNYTKRWKKRFRQEYPDTDPVELNVYGLWAYDSITALTKAIAKVGTTIIPKFKKADTKENLTDLDALGTSELGSLLLDSMQNTTLKTGLSGEFRIIDGELQPSPYEIVNIIGKGERSVGFWTENDGISHKLKMNGKTAKSMNEQLAAIIWPGESTVVPRGWEVPTSGKKLRVGVPVKGGLKQFIKVEIDAKTQAVTATGFIPDVFKEVIQSLPYAIPCEFIPFSIEHSPTSQDYHDLVYKISSKEYDAVVGDVTILASRSKYVDFTLPFSESGISAVVPVRDDRKNAWIFLKPLKNELWITTGAFFVFIGFVVWVLEHRVNKEFRGPKHKQVGMIFWFSFSTLVFAHRERVTSNFTRFVLIVWVFVVLVLTSSYTASLTSMLTVQQLQPTITDLNDLIKNGEYVGYQEGSFVKDVLKRMNFDSSKFRSYRSLEEYNDALSRGSLNGGVGAIVDELPYLRLFLNKYCRKYIMVGPTYKAAGFGFVRMSHSSDVSKRVYICLVWFGLLNNLLFSPNFWQAFPKGSPLVPDVSRAVLQVMEGELMNNIIQKWFGNETDCPQKDIMAMESSLTLDSFKGLFLIAGVSAGSALLLFFLIFVYQNREILATDDSVWQKLSAIANVFDEEKDNSNSMSEEPSEGNEIQTATLFAESEPSTEILPELPLQSPEIRISDGLGASPAAEVFSTTEPGTPVHETITGSIEAR, from the exons ATGTCTACACAAACTGGTTTTGTGATTGACATAGGGAACAGAATAAAAGTCCCTATCATTTCTCCAGCAACAAGTCCTTCACTCTCAGTCAAGGAAAATCCCTTTTTCATAAGGGGAGCACTTCCTTCTTCCTGCCAGACTAAAGCCATTGCAGCAATTGTTAGAAACTATGATTGGAGGCAGGTTGTGATCATCTACGAGGATAACTCTTATGGAACTGGGATAGTTCCATATCTGACTGATGCTTTACTGGAAATCAACACTTTAGTCTCCTATAGAAGTGTTATTTCTCCTTCAGCCAATGATGACCAAATCCTCAGGGAGCTATACAAGTTGAATACAATGCAGACCAGGGTGTTTGTCGTGCACTTGCAACCATACCTTGCGTCACGTCTTTTTCTCAAGGCCAAAGAAGCCGGGATGATGAGCAGTGGATATGCATGGATCATCACAGATGTTCTAACGAGTCTTCTGGACTCGGTAGATCATTCAGTCATTGAGTCATCAATGCAAGGTGTTCTTGGTATAAAACCTTATATTCCAAGATCAAATGAGCTTAACAACTACACGAAGAGATGGAAAAAGAGATTCCGTCAAGAGTATCCAGACACGGACCCAGTTGAACTCAATGTGTACGGGCTATGGGCATATGATAGCATCACTGCTTTAACAAAAGCAATAGCGAAAGTGGGCACTACTATTATCCCAAAATTCAAGAAAGCAGACACTAAAGAGAATTTAACGGACTTAGATGCACTTGGAACCTCAGAATTGGGATCTCTGCTCCTTGACTCTATGCAAAACACAACGCTAAAAACAGGACTAAGTGGTGAATTCCGTATCATTGATGGAGAATTGCAGCCATCCCCATATGAGATTGTGAATATAATTGGGAAAGGAGAGAGAAGCGTTGGATTCTGGACAGAGAATGATGGCATTTCACATAAATTGAAGATGAATGGTAAAACAGCCAAGAGTATGAATGAGCAACTAGCGGCCATCATTTGGCCCGGTGAATCTACCGTTGTTCCGAGAGGCTGGGAAGTACCCACAAGTGGGAAGAAGTTAAGGGTTGGAGTTCCTGTCAAAGGAGGATTGAAGCAGTTCATTAAAGTGGAAATAGATGCCAAAACACAAGCAGTAACTGCAACTGGTTTCATTCCAGATGTCTTCAAAGAAGTCATCCAATCTTTGCCATACGCCATCCCTTGTGAATTTATTCCATTTTCAATAGAACATAGCCCCACTTCTCAAGACTATCATGATCTTGTTTACAAGATCTCTTCGAAG GAATATGATGCAGTTGTAGGTGATGTGACCATTTTAGCGAGCCGATCCAAGTATGTGGATTTCACATTACCTTTTTCAGAGTCGGGTATTTCTGCTGTTGTGCCGGTAAGGGATGATAGGAAGAATGCTTGGATTTTCTTGAAACCTCTAAAGAACGAGCTTTGGATAACAACCGGAGCATTCTTCGTTTTCATTGGTTTTGTGGTTTGGGTACTTGAACATCGTGTAAACAAAGAGTTTCGAGGACCCAAACACAAGCAAGTCgggatgatattctggttttcCTTCTCAACTCTCGTTTTTGCTCATA GAGAGAGGGTAACAAGTAACTTTACAAGATTTGTGCTGATTGTGTGGGTTTTCGTGGTTCTGGTGCTGACATCAAGTTATACAGCCAGCTTAACATCTATGTTAACAGTGCAACAGCTTCAACCTACTATAACAGACCTTAATGATCTCATCAAGAATGGAGAATATGTTGGGTACCAAGAAGGTTCCTTTGTCAAAGACGTATTGAAGCGCATGAATTTTGACAGCTCCAAGTTTAGAAGTTATCGTTCATTGGAAGAGTATAATGATGCCCTCTCAAGAGGGAGTTTAAATGGAGGTGTTGGTGCAATTGTTGATGAACTACCTTATCTCAGACTCTTCCTCAACAAGTACTGCAGGAAGTATATTATGGTCGGTCCGACATACAAGGCTGCTGGCTTTGGATTCGTAAGAATGTCGCACTCCAGTGATGTTTCAAAACGCGTTTACATTTGTTTAGTATGGTTTGGTTTACTCAATAACCTTTTATTTTCCCCCAACTTCTGGCAGGCATTTCCAAAAGGATCTCCTTTGGTACCTGACGTCTCAAGAGCAGTCTTGCAGGTGATGGAAGGAGAGTTGATGAATAACATAATACAGAAATGGTTTGGAAATGAAACAGATTGTCCACAGAAAGATATAATGGCTATGGAATCTAGCCTCACGCTAGATAGTTTTAAGGGTCTTTTCCTCATAGCTGGTGTATCAGCAGGCTCCGCTCTTCTCCTATTCTTCCTCATCTTCGTTTATCAGAATAGAGAAATCTTAGCCACTGATGATTCAGTATGGCAAAAGCTTTCTGCAATAGCAAATGTTTTTGATGAAGAGAAAGACAACTCTAATTCTATGTCAGAAGAGCCATCTGAAGGCAATGAAATCCAAACTGCTACGCTATTTGCAGAAAGTGAACCTTCTACTGAAATATTGCCCGAACTTCCTTTGCAAAGCCCAGAAATCAGAATTTCTGACGGCCTAGGAGCATCCCCTGCTGCTGAAGTGTTCTCTACAACAGAACCTGGAACTCCAGTTCATGAAACCATTACAGGGTCAATTGAAGCAAGATGA